The Candidatus Nezhaarchaeota archaeon DNA window ATGGTAGTACGGATCAACCACACGCCACGATATTATCGTAAGACACACATTATCGGTAGTACAATCAACCCCACTCACCCTACAGCACTCAGCCCGCGCGCTGACCCAGGCTCGAGTCCGAGTGCAGTCTGGGGTGGAGAGTGGGAGTCGAGTTAGGGGCGAGTTACTAACTATGTTAGTTCACATACTCGCAGTGCAGGCTGGCTAGGGAGGGGTGGACTCTAGTGGGACTTGTCCGAGTCAACTCCTCCATCAGGGTACTAATGAAGTCCTATGGAATAGTCGCGGATTTTCATCGGATTTGATAGAGGTTCTTCTCCATCAACCTGCCAAGCATCATCAGGTTTCTATAGAGTAGCCTGGGCCTTCTCATCGGAGCCTCCATGATTGGTACCTAAAATTAGGGCACCTCCATCGTCGCCTTCATCTGCTCCTCCTACTTTCTTTAAGTGAACTTTGTCTAGAAGAATTGAGGGACGTGTGCTAAAAGCGAAGTCAAGACGATTTAAATCCTCTACACGATTTCAGTTATTAAATAATTGCCCTACCTTCGCATAAAGCGTTTGAATGTATGATCCTTCTCAAATCTTTCACGCCATTCAATATTCCTTGACTTTTGATGTACAAGATTAGTCTACTTTATAGAAATAGCTAAATAGAAATAGCTAAACTCTAATGCGTCCTCTTGTCGATAAGCATCTAGATTAAGCTTTCACAGTCAACTTATTCTATCTATTTACATTTTACATGATTAATCTCTCATTTCAATGACTAACTTCATTTTCACCGCAAGCTTAGTTACCTGATCATCTTCTATTTCTATGATCTAACGTGAAGCCATCAACTCTCTACATGAATAGGAGCTAACCCAAAATTTGGACTTACTATAGGATGAATTCGTACGTTAATGGTATTATGGGTACCTAAGCGTAGTCTTATACGCGAACAACATCCAATAGTCCTAATAGAATACGAGAACCTGACTAAACCCTACTCGACGTTTGATGCCCTAAACGATTGAAGGGGATGATATCCTTGATTTAGCGGTTAAAATTGTTGTACGAGCAAGGATTGATGGTATTGAAAGGTCACAGATAGGAAACCTTCTGACATCAGTTGAAATTCCTTTAGATCCTAAGATGAGCCTTTACTTTGTTGCTCTATATGCTTATAGTCGAGTTGGACGAAAGGAGATTTCTAATCCTCAAGGTGTGGGCGTTAAGCGTTATTTGATTGATTTCTTCTCAGATAAAGTTAGGGTGAGGTTGGATTAAGCATGAGTTCTTTGTTAGAACAATTATTGGTTAAAGCGAAGGAATTGGGACAAGATAGCAGTACTCCAACGAATTTGTTCATAAAGTGATCAAATATGGGACTAGATTTTTGCCCCAAATGTAATGCATGGATTCGACCGGGCTCGATTTTGTGTCCTCGCTGTGGTTACACCATTAGAGATAAGGGCAGAATTCTATCCTTCATGGAACGCTTACTCAGAAGCGAGAGGGTTGAGGAGAGGAAGAGGGTTCTTAGTGACACGGTTAGTGCCAAGGTTATTGACGTGAGTGGTGGTGTAGCCACGCTTGAGTGCGCCTTCCCAAAGTTTGAAGAGGGAGATGTTGTCGGTTACGTTACTAAAGGGCGTACCATAGAGCCGCTTGGGACGGTCATAAGTGGAGGAGGTCTTTAAACAGTCGACCTTTATGGACTGCATAAAATTGAAGAAGGGCAAGTGTTAGATCTTTGCGAGGCTGAAGTCCTAATTGGCTACGACCTACAATTGAATCTGATCAGGAAAGTTAAGAACGACGAACTTGACGAGCTGGAGAAGCGGGCAGTATCCTGTGTCTTCGAGGAGACAGCGTGCTGCAGCAAGATAAAGAGAGGTGAGTTGAGGGATAAGAGAGACGTGATAGGCGAGTTTAACCTCGATGAATCGCAGATTAGAGCCGTCGAAGCTATCCTCGGATTAGAGGACTACGAACCCCTCCTAATAATAGGTCCTCCAGGTACTGGGAAGACTAGAGTGATAGCTAAGGCAGCACTCGAGCTAGCTGAGCGTGGTGAGAGAGTCCTCATAACGTCCCATACGAATAGAGCTGTTGACAATGCACTAGAGATCTTGCCAGTGGAGCGAACCTTGAGGGTTGGCAGGCCAGAGAAGGTCCTACCTCACATTAGGCCATACTTACTCAGCTACAAAGCGAGGACGGGCCTTGGCAAGAAGCTGGAGGACTTGGAAAGCGAGATACGAAAGCTAAGAACGGAGATCGATGGGCTCTATGGGTTGAAGGAAGAGTGGTATAAGCTCCGCTACATGGAAAAGTTTCAGCAGCTTAAGGACAAGCTTGAGAGGCTCAAGGATAGGTTGAGGAGGCTTTGCGATGAGAGAAATGCCATGTTGATTAGGGAGAGTGAGAACCTAGTAAAGGAAGCTAAGATCATAGGCTCAACTCTAATAAAATCTCAGCTACCACCTTTGGATAAGGAGAAGTTTGATGTGGTCTTAATAGACGAGTGTAGTCAAGCCTCGATAACGCTAGCTCTCCTCGGAATGGTTAAGGCCAAGAGATGGGTTTTAGTGGGCGATCACAAACAACTCCTGCCAGTTTTCCAAACGATAGACATTAGAGATAAAGTGACGCCAAAGGCTCTCAGCGCCTTCTGTTACATGCTCGACAAGTATGGAAAGAGAGCGTTATGGCTTGAACGACACTATAGGAGTAACAGCGAGATAATAGACTTCTCGCGCAAGTATATCTATGAAGAGAAAATAAGTCCAGATGAATCATGCAAAGAGGTAAAGCTCAAGGTAGGAAGGATTCCTGAGGGCATGGCCTTCTTAGATCCAAACCTTCCAGTCGTCTTCTTACACGTTGAAGGAGAGGAGGTCTTGGAGAAGGATGGATCTAGGTTCAATGAGGTGGAGGTCGACATTATTAAGAAGATCGTTTCTGAGCTCAAGGGTCTTGGAGTTAAGAGCGAGCAGATAGGTGTAATAACGCCTTATAGAGCTCAGAGGAACCGCATAAAGGAGGCGTTAAAGGATGACGACTTAGAAGTGAACACTGTTGACTCATTTCAGGGAAGGGAGAAGGACGTAATAATCTTCAGCATCACAAGTACTAAAGACTTGGATTTTGTGGATGA harbors:
- a CDS encoding AAA domain-containing protein; translation: MLDLCEAEVLIGYDLQLNLIRKVKNDELDELEKRAVSCVFEETACCSKIKRGELRDKRDVIGEFNLDESQIRAVEAILGLEDYEPLLIIGPPGTGKTRVIAKAALELAERGERVLITSHTNRAVDNALEILPVERTLRVGRPEKVLPHIRPYLLSYKARTGLGKKLEDLESEIRKLRTEIDGLYGLKEEWYKLRYMEKFQQLKDKLERLKDRLRRLCDERNAMLIRESENLVKEAKIIGSTLIKSQLPPLDKEKFDVVLIDECSQASITLALLGMVKAKRWVLVGDHKQLLPVFQTIDIRDKVTPKALSAFCYMLDKYGKRALWLERHYRSNSEIIDFSRKYIYEEKISPDESCKEVKLKVGRIPEGMAFLDPNLPVVFLHVEGEEVLEKDGSRFNEVEVDIIKKIVSELKGLGVKSEQIGVITPYRAQRNRIKEALKDDDLEVNTVDSFQGREKDVIIFSITSTKDLDFVDDENRLNVAFTRARRKLIVVGNTKPISARRKGTLYDFLRYVEERRAIFRLNNFPIPSK
- a CDS encoding zinc-ribbon domain-containing protein, with product MGLDFCPKCNAWIRPGSILCPRCGYTIRDKGRILSFMERLLRSERVEERKRVLSDTVSAKVIDVSGGVATLECAFPKFEEGDVVGYVTKGRTIEPLGTVISGGGL